A region of Polyodon spathula isolate WHYD16114869_AA chromosome 4, ASM1765450v1, whole genome shotgun sequence DNA encodes the following proteins:
- the LOC121314483 gene encoding transmembrane protein 200A-like translates to MIATGGLLRISSRRQDSLRSKSRTQNKQRKRKAKKKRKSDVVIVKGKLKLCSISGLIAAFGILVLLVGIAMAVMGYWPENNQIYKDNFIDSKRFPNNRRIYDNKLFASTNWTRSSHVVYQIDLDLSKNNHSNSTEIQTSFSLSLSFFSEFLASYLHSDKLKVFGPLIMGIGIFLFICANAVLHENRDKKTKIINLRDIYSTVIDIHSLRSKECTPLNGFVNYVQSRNVDMKSSRSYSTAMLVTSSWPSAAGGTVKPQEQGGSIEAMRRQSLASQQSLSKERQSFTDTVYSIYRDQSKAPERVPIPKKWETKSIVTSSINAFTPPVIKLNNCVLDENSAKQAESGVKEVPASKSKTVPRDLEMVNPDPIKSDHIETKEETSKTGLFTCKDVSPVHQSTGSLLGASRSSPLGSQVQLLPPSPSKIEMGLSVSLGALSTYSKTTDLGDCPSTADIEGDTNRHLSCPLLERSNSKGYLKPVGVESFESSEVTVRSEDRKETSDCIVQDAQENTDKTERGIQRQYTNREKLLMISKSNATVTIEDEELESTGI, encoded by the coding sequence ATGATAGCAACTGGAGGTCTGCTTCGGATTTCATCTAGACGACAAGATTCCCTGCGATCCAAAAGCCGAACGCAAAACAAACAGCGCAAAAGGAAAGccaaaaagaagagaaagagtGATGTTGTGATTGTAAAAGGCAAATTGAAGCTGTGCTCTATCTCTGGATTGATTGCTGCATTTGGAATATTAGTGCTGCTTGTGGGAATTGCCATGGCTGTCATGGGATACTGGCCTGAAAACAATCAGATCTACAAAGACAACTTTATAGACTCTAAACGTTTCCCAAACAACAGAAGGATCTACGATAACAAATTGTTTGCGTCGACCAATTGGACAAGGAGCAGCCATGTTGTCTACCAAATTGATCTAGACTTGTCAAAAAACAATCACAGTAATAGCACTGAAATACAGACCTCCTTTTCCCTCTCCCTGAGTTTCTTCTCTGAATTTCTTGCCAGCTACTTACATTCAGACAAACTAAAAGTGTTTGGACCGTTGATAATGGGCATTGGGATATTCCTCTTTATTTGTGCCAATGCAGTGCTTCATGAAAACCGAGACAAAAAGACAAAGATTATCAATCTAAGAGACATTTATTCAACAGTAATAGATATTCACAGTTTAAGGTCCAAAGAATGCACACCTCTTAATGGTTTTGTCAATTATGTGCAGTCAAGGAATGTGGATATGAAATCCAGTAGGTCTTACAGCACTGCCATGTTAGTCACAAGTTCATGGCCTTCAGCTGCTGGAGGGACAGTCAAACCACAAGAGCAGGGAGGTAGTATTGAAGCAATGAGGCGTCAATCCTTAGCCAGTCAACAGAGTCTTTCTAAAGAAAGGCAAAGTTTTACAGACACAGTCTACAGCATTTACAGAGACCAGTCCAAGGCTCCCGAAAGGGTTCCCATACCAAAAAAGTGGGAGACTAAATCTATTGTCACTTCTTCCATTAATGCTTTTACTCCTCCAGTTATCAAACTAAATAACTGTGTTCTTGACGAAAACAGTGCGAAACAAGCAGAGAGTGGTGTCAAAGAGGTCCCAGCATCTAAAAGCAAAACAGTTCCACGTGACTTAGAAATGGTGAACCCTGATCCGATCAAGAGTGACCACATTGAAACAAAAGAGGAGACTTCAAAAACAGGCCTGTTCACCTGCAAAGATGTATCACCAGTTCATCAGAGCACAGGCAGCTTGCTGGGAGCATCGCGGTCATCTCCACTAGGATCACAGGTCCAGTTGCTTCCTCCAAGTCCAAGTAAGATAGAAATGGGTTTGAGTGTTTCCCTTGGTGCTCTCTCAACTTACTCAAAAACTACAGATCTTGGAGACTGTCCATCAACAGCTGATATAGAAGGGGATACGAATAGACACCTCAGCTGCCCCCTCTTGGAACGTTCAAACAGTAAGGGCTACTTAAAACCTGTAGGAGTAGAATCCTTTGAGTCTTCTGAGGTAACAGTAAGAAGTGAAGACCGTAAAGAAACTTCAGACTGCATTGTCCAAGATGCACAGgaaaacactgacaaaacagaAAGAGGGATTCAGAGGCAATACACAAATAGGGAAAAACTTCTTATGATTTCCAAGTCTAATGCAACTGTAACGATTGAAGATGAAGAACTTGAAAGCACTGGTATTTAA